The Sporosarcina ureae genome includes a region encoding these proteins:
- a CDS encoding S8 family peptidase, with translation MTSYTSLKESRMTKVWQGRKEGRMKKEHHILFIVYFGLLAVFGYKGVVSAEVVSNELLVEYEENRQAFSLDGSLPGVESREPITDEVELWSFTDSEEMLVMKEQLLEDPNVLHVEPNYERYSHIVFNDPILVKQWWIPQVKPQWMWSRAQEQKKTVIVAVIDSGIDLQHEDLQGRIQPGGYNFYANNSNVQDVNGHGTAVAGVVAAKAGNNLGIVGIAGTFDAKILPLKISHLNGLSKVSDSIQAIDYAIKKQVDVINMSYGSSTSSQLEEKAILRAVEAGITVVSSAGNDATKGNLIMYPASYPSVISVGATDRDHQRASFSNYNSHVNLVAPGAAIYTTTLSNGYKSVSGTSFSGPIVAGATALVKSLKPEATPVEVRQLLEVTATDLGAPGKDIYFGAGVVNLEKLSHALPAVSTSIPPNEFKGDFPELNAQPSKVFKIKFTSDLQLGKDYARHIYITRSPNSTERIESFTAKVNFEDHTQLFITPTTDWQPGVHYLRVDQGLQNEKGVAMKKSFAVKFTVSPR, from the coding sequence ATGACGAGTTATACTAGTTTAAAAGAATCCCGTATGACTAAAGTGTGGCAGGGAAGAAAAGAGGGGCGAATGAAGAAAGAGCATCACATACTTTTCATTGTATATTTTGGATTGCTAGCGGTCTTTGGATACAAAGGGGTAGTTAGTGCAGAAGTAGTTTCAAATGAGCTATTGGTAGAGTACGAAGAAAACCGTCAGGCATTTTCTCTAGATGGAAGCTTACCGGGTGTAGAAAGCCGGGAACCTATCACAGACGAAGTGGAATTATGGAGTTTTACAGATTCAGAAGAAATGCTAGTCATGAAGGAACAACTACTTGAAGATCCGAATGTTTTACATGTTGAACCGAATTATGAACGCTACTCGCATATCGTATTTAATGATCCTATTCTTGTGAAGCAATGGTGGATTCCACAAGTGAAGCCACAGTGGATGTGGTCTAGAGCGCAAGAGCAAAAGAAAACGGTTATTGTGGCGGTCATTGATTCCGGTATTGACTTACAACATGAAGATTTACAGGGACGAATTCAGCCGGGTGGTTATAACTTTTACGCAAACAACTCGAATGTTCAAGACGTCAATGGCCACGGAACGGCAGTCGCAGGTGTAGTCGCTGCTAAGGCTGGAAATAATCTAGGCATAGTAGGTATTGCAGGAACATTTGACGCCAAAATATTGCCGTTGAAAATCTCACATCTGAACGGACTCAGTAAAGTGTCAGATAGTATTCAGGCGATTGATTATGCCATCAAGAAACAAGTCGATGTAATCAATATGAGTTACGGAAGTAGCACGTCTTCTCAATTGGAAGAAAAAGCAATTCTGCGTGCGGTTGAAGCGGGGATCACGGTTGTATCGTCTGCAGGGAATGATGCGACAAAAGGAAATTTGATCATGTATCCTGCATCGTACCCTTCCGTCATTTCAGTTGGTGCAACAGATAGAGATCATCAGCGCGCTTCCTTTTCAAACTATAACTCTCACGTTAACTTAGTCGCTCCAGGCGCGGCAATCTACACGACTACTCTTTCGAATGGTTATAAGTCAGTCAGTGGAACGTCTTTTTCCGGACCTATCGTGGCAGGTGCAACGGCTTTGGTAAAATCATTGAAGCCTGAAGCAACGCCCGTTGAAGTCAGACAGTTATTGGAAGTAACCGCGACAGACTTAGGCGCACCGGGTAAAGATATTTATTTTGGCGCAGGTGTAGTAAATTTAGAGAAACTGAGCCATGCATTGCCGGCTGTTTCTACATCCATTCCGCCAAATGAGTTCAAGGGCGATTTTCCAGAACTGAATGCACAACCGAGTAAAGTATTCAAGATCAAATTTACTAGCGATTTGCAACTTGGAAAAGACTATGCTCGACATATTTATATTACGCGTTCGCCAAATAGCACAGAACGTATTGAAAGCTTTACAGCGAAAGTGAATTTTGAAGATCATACGCAATTATTCATTACCCCCACTACAGACTGGCAACCTGGAGTTCATTATTTACGCGTAGATCAAGGGTTGCAGAATGAAAAGGGCGTGGCAATGAAAAAATCATTTGCCGTGAAGTTTACGGTATCGCCTCGCTAA
- a CDS encoding ABC transporter substrate-binding protein — MKKRLFLSITFLLVLLAGCNTDKTPVADEETPNNEMKKVSIMLDWYPNAVHSYIYVAQEKGYFNEENVEVDIQFPANPTDPMNLTAAGKVTLGLYYQPDVILAQANEGIPIKAIASIVREPLNYTVMLEESSIQSPKDLEGKTIGYPGIPLNESLIKTMVTNDGGDYDKVNMIDVGFELESSLVSKRVDAVTGTFINHEVPVMSSKGFKTRYFNPVDYGVPNYSEIVLLTSDDTWDKEQDAIQAFWRAAQKGYEFMKEQPEEALDLLLNNQDQANFPLDKAIETESLNVLLPKMDTDGEAFGTLNETSWEEVRDWLHEMELIKTKPEVDDMILDVSTGEMFSKITN; from the coding sequence ATGAAAAAACGTCTGTTTCTAAGCATCACTTTTCTTCTTGTACTGCTAGCTGGGTGCAATACTGATAAGACTCCCGTAGCCGACGAAGAGACACCGAACAATGAAATGAAAAAAGTCAGCATCATGCTCGACTGGTATCCGAATGCAGTACATAGCTATATTTATGTAGCTCAGGAAAAAGGCTATTTCAATGAAGAGAACGTGGAAGTGGACATACAATTTCCTGCCAATCCGACTGACCCAATGAACTTGACCGCAGCAGGAAAAGTGACTCTTGGACTGTATTACCAACCGGATGTCATTTTAGCGCAAGCAAACGAGGGCATTCCAATTAAAGCCATCGCTTCCATTGTACGAGAGCCACTAAATTACACCGTCATGCTAGAGGAAAGTTCGATTCAATCACCTAAAGATCTTGAAGGCAAAACAATTGGCTATCCAGGGATTCCACTAAACGAATCTCTGATTAAAACGATGGTTACGAATGATGGCGGCGATTATGACAAAGTGAATATGATCGACGTTGGATTTGAATTGGAATCTTCACTCGTTTCAAAACGTGTGGATGCCGTGACCGGAACGTTTATTAACCACGAAGTGCCTGTCATGAGCTCGAAAGGCTTCAAGACACGCTACTTTAATCCAGTAGACTATGGCGTGCCGAATTATAGTGAAATCGTATTGTTGACGAGTGATGATACATGGGACAAAGAACAAGACGCAATCCAGGCTTTCTGGCGGGCAGCGCAAAAAGGTTATGAATTTATGAAAGAACAGCCCGAAGAAGCTCTTGACCTCTTGCTAAACAACCAAGATCAAGCGAACTTCCCGTTAGACAAAGCAATTGAAACCGAAAGTCTGAATGTATTATTGCCAAAAATGGATACAGACGGTGAAGCATTTGGTACGCTTAATGAAACATCTTGGGAAGAAGTGCGGGACTGGCTACATGAAATGGAATTGATCAAGACGAAACCTGAAGTAGACGATATGATCCTAGACGTCAGCACAGGTGAAATGTTTTCTAAAATAACGAACTAA
- a CDS encoding ABC transporter permease has product MKKITSYSWSILFVAILLGVWEISARLYDKSFLFPSPSAILIRLWELKTELFIHHLPPTALTIFIGLSISILIGSTLAIAMYSKKPIEQAFYPILIASQTIPIIALAPIFVLWFGYSIWSKVAVTVLITFFPITVSVFDGLRSSDKNLRELMRTMGASAKDIFYKLDLPSALPSFFSGLKVAVTLSVIGAAIGEWLGAQAGLGYFSRRMMTQFDSAAVFAPIVLLSAVGIVFFLLIVILEKHFLQWRNHQ; this is encoded by the coding sequence ATGAAGAAGATCACTTCGTATAGTTGGTCTATACTTTTCGTTGCGATCTTACTCGGTGTATGGGAGATTAGCGCTCGTCTTTACGACAAAAGCTTTCTCTTCCCGTCTCCTTCAGCGATTTTAATTCGATTATGGGAGCTGAAAACGGAGCTGTTTATCCACCATTTACCTCCGACAGCTTTAACCATTTTCATTGGATTATCGATTTCAATCCTAATCGGATCCACACTGGCGATTGCGATGTATAGTAAGAAGCCGATCGAGCAGGCGTTTTACCCTATCCTAATCGCGTCGCAAACGATTCCCATCATTGCGCTCGCACCGATCTTCGTTTTATGGTTCGGCTACAGCATTTGGAGTAAAGTTGCGGTCACCGTACTCATCACATTTTTCCCGATTACCGTCAGCGTGTTCGACGGCTTACGCTCGTCAGATAAAAACTTACGGGAATTAATGCGAACAATGGGTGCATCCGCAAAAGACATTTTCTATAAATTAGACCTCCCTTCCGCTTTGCCATCTTTCTTCTCTGGACTCAAAGTGGCAGTAACACTGAGCGTGATCGGTGCGGCCATTGGGGAATGGCTAGGGGCTCAGGCAGGACTTGGATATTTTAGCAGAAGAATGATGACGCAATTTGACAGTGCTGCTGTATTCGCACCGATCGTCTTGCTTTCTGCGGTAGGCATTGTCTTTTTTCTACTCATCGTCATATTGGAAAAACATTTTTTACAATGGAGGAATCACCAATGA
- a CDS encoding ABC transporter ATP-binding protein: protein MTTKVLEFTNVSFHYQATNASKPTAIFDQVDWHVNEGEFVSIIGPSGYGKSTLFRLVTGLENPDNGEISLNGEVTTKRLGKVGYMPQQDLLMPWRTILENVRLPLELQGGKPSANQIIQLLADFGLAGEENAYPGNLSGGMRQRVSFLRTILTGSNILLLDEPFSALDAITRLTMQEWLMDQWQKLDKTIVFITHDIDEALFLSDRIFVLADKPVQTIREIIVPLSRPRTMWDLARPELIKLKEQLISELRSGARL, encoded by the coding sequence ATGACTACTAAAGTTTTAGAGTTCACAAATGTATCTTTTCATTATCAAGCAACCAATGCTTCAAAACCAACCGCGATTTTTGATCAAGTCGACTGGCATGTAAATGAAGGCGAATTCGTCAGCATCATTGGACCGAGCGGGTACGGAAAAAGCACGTTATTCCGACTGGTCACCGGTCTTGAGAATCCCGACAATGGGGAGATTTCATTGAACGGAGAAGTGACGACGAAGCGATTAGGCAAAGTCGGCTATATGCCGCAGCAAGACTTACTTATGCCTTGGCGAACGATTCTTGAAAACGTCCGACTACCGTTAGAACTTCAAGGCGGTAAACCGTCTGCCAATCAGATCATTCAACTCCTCGCTGACTTCGGACTTGCAGGCGAAGAAAACGCTTATCCTGGGAATTTATCAGGCGGGATGCGACAACGGGTTTCTTTTTTGCGAACGATCTTGACCGGCTCCAATATTTTATTACTGGATGAGCCATTTAGCGCGCTCGATGCGATCACACGGCTAACCATGCAAGAATGGCTGATGGATCAATGGCAAAAGCTCGATAAAACGATCGTGTTCATCACGCATGATATCGACGAAGCTTTATTCCTATCCGATCGCATCTTTGTACTCGCTGACAAACCGGTACAGACGATTCGCGAAATCATCGTGCCTCTTAGCCGACCACGCACTATGTGGGACTTGGCACGGCCCGAGCTGATAAAACTGAAAGAGCAACTTATTAGTGAGCTTCGTTCGGGGGCACGACTATGA
- a CDS encoding TetR/AcrR family transcriptional regulator has protein sequence MDRREEIMLAAEKSFSMFGYKATTMDQVAKIANVGKGTIYTFFSNKEELFHSIVWKMVEEMKDLSERTAKEGASFQENAHARIMQLLKFRETHQLFIKLIEEEKELRTPAVGDVLTTIEKEIVKFIAGKIERGVAKGELKPCNSELIAYLLFKSYVALVNDWSKTHDEQLTEEQITDVLNDTIFSSLLV, from the coding sequence ATGGATCGCAGAGAAGAAATTATGTTGGCGGCTGAAAAATCATTTTCCATGTTTGGTTATAAAGCAACCACGATGGATCAAGTAGCGAAGATTGCGAACGTGGGAAAGGGCACAATCTATACATTTTTCTCGAATAAAGAAGAGTTATTTCATTCGATTGTTTGGAAAATGGTTGAAGAAATGAAAGACCTCTCTGAGCGCACAGCTAAGGAAGGTGCGTCTTTTCAAGAGAATGCTCATGCGCGTATTATGCAGTTGCTGAAATTTCGCGAAACGCATCAGTTATTCATTAAATTGATTGAAGAAGAAAAAGAATTGCGTACACCTGCTGTGGGTGATGTGTTAACTACTATAGAGAAGGAAATAGTGAAATTCATTGCTGGGAAAATTGAACGAGGCGTCGCAAAAGGTGAACTGAAGCCATGTAACAGCGAGCTGATTGCGTATCTTTTATTCAAATCTTATGTAGCGCTAGTTAATGATTGGTCAAAAACGCATGATGAACAATTGACAGAAGAACAAATCACGGACGTTTTGAACGATACGATCTTCTCTAGTTTGTTAGTGTGA
- a CDS encoding YhgE/Pip domain-containing protein, whose protein sequence is MNKIWFIVRRDLRNIFKNKAAIIVIAAIAFLPSLYAWMNILASWDPYSNTKGVEVAIVSEDVGAKIEDKEFNVGDEVIVSLTHNDDLGWQFVTKDEALTGVKHGDYYAAIIIPEDFSENLSSVVTDDMKKPTLDYYINEKINAISPKVAGKGASAIVENIDKTFVEQANEAVIKVFNNLGVELEDNRGNIEKLRDLIYRLEYDIPDIYSKLQMVDKGLDFADTSIDRVDVVLDDVNVVHANAKKLNARLISKLQENEKTVDHTLRVITSNLESAQTAFRKVPDLTSELSGKGEDVDRIVGSLRDKQGKLEDTNARLDDIYDYLKKQDQNLKDSTNIKDLQSSLHDSATDLNRLKKNLETIISDLQSGKNPATDLITQTQALSDKLAEDMEKIKGNYENILSPQTEKLMKQLNELSTNITSLLDRGTEVNTRAQEVVQGLIDKRESIDFSQYQEQLDSMSTAIESQIGKVDSVISVLEAAGKVTGSDKIIGLQQRFVALRDQLSTTKQAIDKVQAAISKGEKPSLELLNQLSGQLQASQQKIVDARNQFDANSQKAIADAIQQLQTFDEGLRDRFNELQASKTEIDEKLAGLLETAEDPKVTIGALQTMIDRIDNGLSAIGSIDSGLADLENFINSDKLSEEIERIKTVQDSLSSANSSVDGLVDRINESKANGKKHLAEVNRVSGELDRSVGEAIDFVNSDLTRKYKSAMRDATNALYDVSDVLDEVNGRIPRLRTALEKAEDGVALGKKDLVKAQQLFPEARDAIEMMAEKIRKLEDEGDLDKLLDVLSTDPIGVSKFLAEPVVLNENALYPIPNYGSAMSPFYTTLSLWVGALLMVSTLKVDIREKSRFKSYQTYLGRLIIFAGIGTVQSLIVTLGELFIMNVYVVNKLSFVLFGVLISVVFVTIVYTLVSVLGNTGKVIAIVLMVMQLGASGGTFPIQMAPDFFQQISAFMPFTHAITLLRESIGGIIWAVALKQILYLSIYFALSLVVGLGLKKFFNKSSDKFIEKAKESNIVM, encoded by the coding sequence ATGAATAAAATTTGGTTTATAGTCAGACGGGATCTTCGGAATATTTTCAAAAATAAAGCAGCCATCATTGTCATTGCGGCCATTGCGTTTCTTCCTTCCCTTTATGCTTGGATGAACATCCTCGCTTCGTGGGACCCATATTCCAATACGAAAGGCGTAGAAGTCGCAATCGTCAGTGAAGACGTAGGGGCGAAAATCGAAGACAAAGAATTCAATGTCGGAGATGAAGTGATTGTCTCGCTGACCCATAACGATGATCTCGGCTGGCAGTTCGTAACGAAAGATGAAGCGTTGACAGGCGTGAAGCACGGGGATTATTATGCTGCAATCATCATTCCAGAAGATTTCTCAGAGAATTTAAGCAGTGTCGTCACCGATGATATGAAGAAGCCGACATTGGATTACTATATCAATGAAAAGATCAATGCGATTTCTCCGAAAGTAGCAGGTAAAGGTGCATCTGCGATAGTAGAAAATATCGATAAAACATTCGTTGAACAAGCGAATGAAGCAGTCATCAAAGTATTCAATAATCTAGGTGTAGAACTGGAAGACAATCGCGGGAATATCGAAAAGCTAAGAGATTTAATTTATCGATTAGAATATGACATTCCAGATATTTATTCGAAACTGCAAATGGTGGATAAAGGATTAGATTTTGCAGATACTTCTATTGATCGCGTAGATGTCGTGCTTGACGACGTCAACGTAGTGCATGCCAATGCAAAAAAGTTAAATGCACGGTTGATTAGTAAGTTGCAGGAAAATGAAAAGACCGTAGATCACACATTGCGTGTCATCACCTCTAACTTGGAGAGTGCACAAACAGCATTCCGCAAAGTACCCGATTTGACAAGTGAGCTGTCAGGTAAAGGGGAAGACGTCGATCGTATTGTCGGTTCGCTACGTGATAAACAAGGCAAATTAGAAGATACGAATGCACGACTAGATGATATTTACGATTATTTGAAAAAACAGGATCAGAATCTAAAAGACTCAACAAATATTAAAGACTTGCAAAGTTCCTTACATGATAGTGCTACAGATTTGAACCGTTTGAAAAAGAATTTGGAAACGATCATTTCCGATTTGCAGAGCGGTAAGAATCCAGCAACTGACTTGATAACGCAAACACAAGCGTTGTCCGATAAACTCGCTGAAGATATGGAGAAAATTAAAGGCAATTACGAAAATATATTATCTCCCCAAACTGAAAAGCTCATGAAGCAGTTGAATGAACTTTCTACGAATATCACCAGCTTATTGGATCGCGGGACAGAAGTGAATACCCGTGCGCAGGAAGTCGTTCAAGGTTTGATCGATAAGCGGGAATCTATTGATTTCAGTCAATATCAGGAACAACTCGACAGTATGTCTACCGCGATAGAAAGTCAGATTGGAAAAGTGGATTCGGTCATTTCCGTTTTAGAAGCTGCAGGCAAAGTGACTGGCAGTGACAAAATAATCGGTTTGCAACAGAGATTCGTCGCGTTACGCGATCAGTTATCCACGACTAAACAAGCGATTGATAAAGTGCAAGCCGCTATTAGTAAAGGAGAGAAGCCGAGCCTTGAGTTGTTAAATCAACTGTCAGGACAGCTACAGGCAAGTCAGCAAAAGATTGTCGATGCACGAAATCAATTTGATGCCAATAGCCAAAAAGCCATTGCAGATGCGATTCAACAATTACAAACTTTTGATGAAGGATTGCGCGACCGGTTCAATGAACTTCAAGCATCGAAGACGGAAATTGATGAAAAGCTTGCAGGGTTGCTAGAGACAGCAGAAGATCCTAAAGTTACGATTGGTGCTCTTCAAACGATGATTGACCGAATTGATAATGGACTATCGGCAATCGGCTCCATTGATAGTGGATTAGCAGATCTTGAGAATTTCATAAATTCCGATAAGCTATCTGAGGAAATTGAACGAATCAAAACGGTTCAAGACAGCCTATCATCTGCCAATTCATCCGTTGACGGCCTAGTTGATCGGATCAATGAATCGAAAGCAAACGGTAAAAAACATTTAGCTGAAGTCAATCGTGTATCCGGAGAATTGGATCGTTCGGTTGGTGAAGCGATCGATTTCGTCAACAGTGATTTGACGAGAAAGTATAAATCTGCGATGCGCGATGCAACCAATGCGTTGTATGACGTGTCTGACGTACTAGATGAAGTAAATGGACGGATCCCGCGTCTTCGTACTGCGCTTGAAAAAGCTGAAGACGGGGTAGCGCTTGGGAAAAAAGATTTAGTGAAAGCACAGCAGCTCTTCCCGGAAGCTCGTGATGCTATTGAAATGATGGCAGAGAAAATCCGCAAGTTGGAAGACGAAGGAGACTTGGATAAATTATTGGATGTTCTCTCGACAGATCCAATAGGCGTCAGCAAGTTTCTCGCTGAACCGGTTGTCCTAAATGAAAATGCGCTATATCCAATTCCCAACTACGGTTCAGCCATGAGCCCATTTTATACAACACTTTCATTGTGGGTCGGCGCATTACTCATGGTATCCACGCTGAAAGTCGACATCCGAGAAAAGTCACGATTCAAGAGTTACCAAACATATCTTGGACGGTTGATTATCTTTGCTGGAATAGGCACGGTCCAATCATTGATCGTCACGCTCGGCGAATTATTCATCATGAATGTCTACGTCGTCAACAAGCTATCGTTTGTATTATTCGGTGTGCTGATCAGTGTCGTATTCGTTACCATCGTCTACACACTCGTTTCCGTACTTGGTAACACGGGTAAAGTGATCGCCATCGTATTGATGGTCATGCAACTCGGTGCATCAGGAGGGACATTCCCTATTCAAATGGCACCCGATTTCTTCCAACAGATTTCCGCATTTATGCCATTCACACATGCGATCACCTTATTGCGTGAATCGATCGGCGGAATTATCTGGGCTGTGGCACTAAAACAAATCCTCTATTTGTCCATTTACTTCGCGTTATCGCTTGTAGTGGGACTAGGATTAAAGAAATTCTTTAATAAATCGAGTGATAAGTTTATTGAGAAGGCGAAGGAAAGTAATATTGTGATGTGA
- a CDS encoding DEAD/DEAH box helicase, translating to MKRSEQEMNLELEKLQTENKYLKMIVQNYLPDFQIKEHTSLVTNNSTAQQKVQLFQSIFRGRTDVYATRWKLENGKNGYSPVRRNKSYISLTDQTIYDHLSGKHIVGLYPLLVDNTCWFLVVDFDKKNWQNDVLAFVNICKNIQLPCSIERSRSGNGAHVWLFFSEALPSSLARTLGKALIEHADKKTSAELDSFDRLFPSQDSLANTRSLGNLIALPLQRYARDLGNSVFVNEAFQPFEDQWLYLSCLNKVDKNMIYKSLQSLNVQIPATNAANYPITLQAIKKNGIYIKLEELTDSLTSELESLASFGNTEYFKAKARRLSTYTIPSVIQGFDKTSSHLILPRGCEQAIQDLMSSKGIELDWIDERFYGSPIETKFTGTLSSQQVDALRQLQAHDGGVLAAATGFGKTVTAAALIAEQKVNTLIIVNRKQLLNQWIDQLSLFLDSPPQDIGQFGGGKRMATGKIDVATIQTLTSNGIDSIITQYGQIIIDECHHLSAYTSEQLMKMVRAKYVYGLTATPARKDGLHPIITMQCGPILYKTDAKEQALIRPFHHLIFERKTSYKTTSENIQQMYNEMAEDTKRNGLIFEDVLLALEEGMTPLILTERISHIHILHSLFKGFAKNIIALSGELSKKEQEEALHFMRELPGEEELLIIATGKYIGEGFDFPRLDALFLTMPVSWKGLLTQYVGRLHRNHSEKQEVRVYDYIDQKVPALINMSKKRSKGFRDLGYINGTSENSNSEQMKLF from the coding sequence ATGAAGAGATCTGAACAAGAAATGAATCTAGAGCTAGAAAAACTTCAGACTGAGAATAAGTATTTAAAAATGATAGTACAAAATTATTTGCCAGATTTTCAAATCAAAGAACATACTAGTTTAGTTACCAATAATTCAACGGCCCAACAGAAAGTTCAATTATTTCAAAGTATTTTTCGGGGTAGAACGGATGTCTATGCAACTAGATGGAAGTTAGAGAATGGTAAGAACGGATATTCTCCAGTCCGACGGAATAAATCCTATATCTCTCTTACAGATCAAACAATTTATGATCATTTGAGTGGCAAGCACATTGTAGGTCTATATCCTTTGTTAGTAGATAACACTTGTTGGTTTCTAGTTGTAGATTTTGATAAAAAGAATTGGCAAAATGATGTGCTCGCATTCGTAAATATTTGTAAAAACATTCAGCTTCCTTGTAGTATTGAAAGATCTCGTTCTGGCAATGGGGCGCATGTCTGGCTGTTCTTTTCAGAAGCCTTACCTTCCTCATTAGCCCGCACACTCGGCAAAGCACTGATTGAACATGCGGATAAGAAGACGTCTGCTGAATTAGATTCTTTTGATCGTTTATTTCCAAGTCAGGACTCTCTTGCAAATACTAGAAGTCTAGGAAACCTAATCGCCCTACCACTACAACGCTATGCCCGAGATCTTGGCAATAGCGTTTTTGTTAATGAAGCCTTTCAACCATTTGAAGATCAATGGCTTTATTTATCTTGTTTAAATAAAGTAGATAAGAACATGATTTACAAATCCCTTCAATCACTTAATGTGCAAATTCCTGCTACTAATGCCGCTAATTATCCCATTACTCTACAAGCTATTAAGAAGAACGGCATCTATATCAAGTTGGAAGAACTTACTGACTCACTTACATCAGAACTCGAAAGTTTAGCTTCATTTGGAAACACTGAGTATTTTAAAGCAAAAGCAAGGAGACTGTCTACATATACTATACCTTCGGTGATTCAAGGTTTTGATAAAACTTCTTCTCATTTAATTCTTCCAAGAGGATGTGAGCAGGCTATCCAAGACCTAATGTCATCTAAGGGGATTGAATTAGATTGGATAGATGAACGTTTTTATGGAAGCCCTATCGAGACAAAATTCACCGGCACCTTATCTTCACAGCAGGTAGACGCACTTCGACAGTTACAAGCACATGATGGCGGAGTCTTAGCAGCAGCAACTGGATTCGGAAAAACCGTAACAGCAGCTGCTCTTATCGCTGAACAAAAAGTGAATACCCTTATCATAGTGAACCGTAAACAGTTACTGAATCAATGGATTGATCAGCTTTCACTTTTTCTGGACTCCCCCCCTCAAGATATAGGCCAATTTGGCGGTGGAAAACGAATGGCTACAGGGAAAATCGATGTAGCCACCATACAAACATTGACCTCTAACGGAATTGATTCTATTATCACCCAATACGGTCAAATTATTATAGATGAATGCCATCACCTTTCAGCTTATACTTCTGAACAATTAATGAAGATGGTTCGAGCAAAATATGTATACGGACTTACAGCTACGCCAGCCCGCAAAGATGGACTTCACCCAATAATTACAATGCAATGCGGGCCGATTTTATATAAAACAGATGCCAAAGAACAGGCTCTTATTCGTCCTTTTCATCATCTTATCTTTGAAAGAAAAACCTCTTATAAGACTACATCTGAAAACATCCAACAAATGTACAATGAAATGGCTGAGGATACTAAACGAAATGGACTTATTTTCGAAGACGTGCTTTTAGCATTAGAGGAAGGTATGACGCCATTAATTCTGACCGAACGAATAAGTCATATACATATACTTCATAGTTTGTTTAAGGGATTCGCAAAAAATATTATCGCTCTTTCCGGGGAACTCTCAAAAAAAGAACAAGAGGAGGCATTACATTTCATGCGAGAACTACCAGGCGAAGAAGAACTTTTAATTATAGCAACAGGAAAATATATAGGTGAAGGTTTTGATTTCCCACGATTGGATGCGCTGTTTCTAACTATGCCGGTCTCTTGGAAGGGTTTATTAACTCAATACGTAGGACGGTTACACCGCAATCACTCTGAAAAACAAGAAGTACGCGTCTATGATTATATTGACCAAAAGGTCCCTGCCCTAATAAATATGTCTAAGAAGCGCTCCAAAGGCTTCAGGGATTTAGGGTATATTAATGGGACGAGTGAGAATAGCAATTCGGAGCAAATGAAGTTATTTTAA